One part of the Anaerolineales bacterium genome encodes these proteins:
- the acnA gene encoding aconitate hydratase AcnA, with protein MTTDFFDTRSTLTVGPKTYTFYSLRKLEEASLTKLDRLPFSMRIMLEAALRGCNNVDILEQDVRNLAAWQPSVEQRGAMPFKPARVLLQDFTGVPTIVDLAAMRDAVAKLGGDPKKINPQVPVDLVIDHSVQVDFFASADALQRNAEIEFMRNRERYEFLHWGQQAFDNFRVVPPATGIVHQVNLEFLAHVVMTRQVGDDVLAFPDTLVGTDSHSTMINGLGVVGWGVGGIEAEAAMLGRAIDMLTPDVLGFKLHGKLREGVTPTDLTLTITQMLRKKGAVDKFIEFYGHGLDTLSLADRAMIANMTPENGGTITFFPVDAETLRYLRASARTEEQIALVEAYCREQNLFRDANTPEPEFTDTLELDLDSVEPSLAGPKRPQDRVSLENMRTEFHKALQAPKTERGFALPAERMADKVTFGSNGSRTEMGHGALVIAAITSCTNTSNPSVMLGAGLLAKKAVERGLKVKPYVKTSLAPGSRVVTEYLEKAQLMEPLAELGFNLVGYGCTTCIGNSGPLAGEVVKAITGGELVTAAVLSGNRNFEGRIHPYALANYLASPPLVVAYALAGTVDIDLTNEPLGIGKNNEPVYLKDIWPTQQEVREAVETNVTPEMFAERYSNVFTGNDTWNAIQAGSSELFDWKADSTYIHQPPFFEGLTMQPQPISDVLDARVLVSLGDSVTTDHISPAGSIPADSAAGKFLLENGVTVPNFNSYGSRRGNDLVLTRGTFANIRLKNLMLDGVEGGYTLHLPDGEQMSIYDASQKYKADGTPLIVLAGKEYGSGSSRDWAAKGPLLLGVKAVIAESFERIHRSNLVGMGVLPLQFKGGQNRETLGLTGRERFSLTGIEGMYGPAADINVVAVDENGKETAFTVKSRLDTPLDLEVYKQGGILQTVLRELARN; from the coding sequence ATGACAACTGATTTCTTTGATACTCGCAGCACCCTCACTGTTGGCCCTAAAACATATACCTTCTATAGCTTAAGAAAACTTGAGGAAGCCAGCCTGACCAAGCTGGACAGGCTGCCCTTCTCCATGCGCATCATGCTGGAGGCTGCCCTGCGCGGCTGCAACAACGTAGACATCCTGGAGCAGGATGTGCGCAACCTGGCCGCCTGGCAGCCCAGCGTCGAGCAGCGCGGCGCCATGCCCTTCAAGCCGGCCCGCGTGCTGTTGCAAGACTTCACCGGCGTGCCCACCATCGTAGACCTGGCCGCCATGCGTGACGCCGTCGCCAAGCTGGGCGGCGACCCCAAGAAGATCAACCCTCAAGTGCCCGTTGACCTGGTGATCGACCACTCCGTCCAGGTGGACTTCTTCGCCAGCGCCGATGCCCTGCAGCGCAACGCCGAGATCGAGTTCATGCGCAACCGCGAGCGCTACGAGTTCCTGCACTGGGGCCAGCAAGCCTTCGATAACTTCCGTGTGGTGCCCCCCGCCACCGGCATTGTGCACCAGGTCAATCTGGAGTTCCTCGCCCATGTGGTGATGACCCGCCAGGTCGGCGACGACGTTCTCGCCTTCCCGGACACCCTGGTCGGCACAGATTCGCACTCCACCATGATCAACGGCCTTGGCGTGGTCGGCTGGGGCGTGGGCGGCATCGAAGCCGAGGCCGCCATGCTGGGCCGCGCCATCGATATGCTCACGCCTGACGTGCTGGGTTTCAAACTGCACGGCAAGCTGCGCGAAGGCGTGACCCCCACCGACCTGACCCTGACCATTACCCAGATGCTGCGCAAGAAGGGCGCGGTGGACAAGTTCATTGAGTTCTACGGCCACGGACTCGACACGCTCAGCCTGGCTGACCGCGCCATGATCGCCAACATGACCCCAGAGAACGGCGGCACCATCACCTTCTTCCCGGTGGATGCCGAGACCCTGCGTTACCTGCGCGCCAGCGCCCGCACCGAGGAGCAAATCGCTCTCGTTGAGGCATACTGCCGCGAGCAGAACCTGTTCCGCGACGCCAATACGCCTGAGCCTGAATTTACCGACACGCTCGAGCTGGACCTCGACTCGGTGGAACCCAGCCTGGCTGGCCCCAAGCGCCCGCAGGACCGCGTCAGTTTGGAGAACATGCGCACCGAGTTCCATAAGGCGCTGCAAGCCCCTAAGACCGAGCGCGGCTTTGCCCTGCCCGCCGAGCGAATGGCCGACAAAGTGACTTTCGGCAGCAACGGCTCTCGCACCGAAATGGGTCACGGCGCGCTGGTCATCGCAGCCATCACTTCCTGTACCAATACCAGCAACCCTTCTGTCATGCTCGGCGCCGGCCTGCTGGCCAAAAAAGCCGTCGAGCGCGGCCTCAAGGTCAAACCCTACGTCAAGACCAGCCTGGCACCTGGCTCCCGCGTCGTGACCGAATACCTTGAGAAGGCTCAACTGATGGAACCGCTGGCCGAACTGGGCTTCAACCTGGTCGGCTACGGCTGCACCACCTGCATCGGCAACAGCGGCCCGCTGGCCGGCGAAGTGGTCAAGGCCATCACCGGCGGCGAGCTGGTCACTGCCGCCGTGCTCTCCGGCAACCGCAACTTCGAGGGTCGTATCCACCCCTACGCCCTCGCCAACTATCTCGCATCCCCGCCGCTGGTAGTGGCCTATGCCCTGGCCGGCACGGTGGATATTGACCTGACCAACGAGCCGCTGGGCATTGGCAAGAACAATGAGCCGGTCTATCTGAAGGACATCTGGCCCACCCAGCAGGAAGTCCGTGAGGCCGTTGAAACCAACGTGACCCCGGAGATGTTTGCCGAGCGCTACTCCAACGTGTTCACCGGCAACGACACCTGGAACGCTATCCAGGCCGGCAGCAGCGAGCTGTTCGACTGGAAGGCAGACTCCACCTACATCCACCAGCCGCCCTTCTTTGAAGGGCTCACCATGCAGCCCCAGCCTATCAGCGATGTGTTGGACGCTCGCGTCCTGGTCAGCTTGGGCGACTCTGTCACCACGGACCATATCTCGCCGGCAGGCTCCATCCCGGCCGACAGCGCCGCCGGCAAGTTCCTGCTCGAGAACGGCGTCACCGTCCCCAACTTCAACTCCTACGGCTCACGTCGCGGCAACGACCTGGTACTGACCCGCGGCACCTTCGCCAATATCCGTCTCAAGAACCTGATGCTGGACGGCGTGGAGGGTGGCTACACCCTGCACCTACCCGATGGCGAGCAGATGAGCATCTACGATGCCTCCCAGAAGTACAAGGCGGATGGCACACCGCTGATCGTGCTGGCCGGCAAGGAATACGGTTCCGGCTCCAGCCGTGACTGGGCCGCCAAAGGCCCCCTGCTGCTGGGCGTCAAGGCCGTCATCGCCGAATCCTTCGAGCGCATCCACCGCAGCAACCTGGTGGGCATGGGCGTGCTGCCCCTTCAGTTCAAGGGTGGCCAAAACCGCGAGACCCTCGGCCTCACCGGCCGCGAGCGCTTCTCGCTGACCGGTATTGAAGGCATGTACGGCCCCGCCGCTGACATCAACGTGGTAGCGGTGGACGAGAACGGCAAGGAGACAGCCTTCACCGTCAAGAGCCGCCTCGACACCCCGCTCGACCTTGAAGTCTACAAGCAGGGCGGCATCCTCCAAACCGTCCTGCGCGAACTGGCCAGGAACTAA